The following coding sequences lie in one Aspergillus puulaauensis MK2 DNA, chromosome 3, nearly complete sequence genomic window:
- a CDS encoding extracellular proline-rich protein (SECRETED:SignalP(1-17)), whose product MKFSFVASLGLVGCALALPAPQEGGGFLPPPPPGSGGPPGFPTELPPWVTTTPSSSASVTPTSSASVTPTGSPSPTGFVKRQFGDEQDGGFPGWDWLTSIFGPGGPDGPGAPTGSPTPSGSPSSSVPFPTPTGFPFRN is encoded by the coding sequence ATGAAGTTCTCTTTCGTCGCCTCCCTCGGTCTCGTCGGCTGTGCTCTTGCTCTTCCTGCTCCGCAGGAGGGTGGTGGCTTCCTgccgcctcctccccccGGCTCCGGTGGCCCTCCTGGCTTCCCTACCGAGCTCCCTCCTTGGGTCACCACTactcccagcagcagtgctAGCGTTACCCCCACCAGCAGTGCTAGTGTGACTCCCACCGGCTCCCCCTCTCCCACTGGCTTCGTGAAGCGTCAGTTCGGCGATGAGCAGGACGGCGGTTTCCCTGGCTGGGACTGGTTGACCAGCATCTTCGGCCCTGGCGGTCCTGACGGCCCTGGTGCCCCCACCGGCTCCCCTACCCCAAGCGGCTCCCCCAGCAGCTCGGTGCCGTTCCCTACCCCGACCGGCTTCCCCTTCCGCAACTAA
- a CDS encoding uncharacterized protein (InterPro:IPR022085;~PFAM:PF12311): MSDVRLQLESIKGKRPNPDSNLKEKLIAILKEVLQPNASLNPTEAAAVIDDLAPKFREAGRYGSRRKLRMEPAIENFMTQLWELLFEAMQLVPPEHLGHTRAISMLDALCQISGDLDVNTKHGPLRWRHLPCLTRYLLEGTWHWTEPFDEREWLNLMSFAARLLGSGLVDAENGVWDLEYIASHQLWHIGGEYGQQYLKGDLKRDLALGEEWITHAGATILQIARRNFYKPNVAHPRFFTRCRNMFNIRNWERWQRRLLEVGAEVDGDLSSRCLMLAHKMKLLERD; encoded by the exons ATGAGTGACGTACGCCTTCAACTAGAATCCATCAAGGGCAAGCGCCCCAACCCCGACTCAAATCTCAAAGAGaagctcatcgccatcttaAAAGAAGTGCTACAGCCAAATGCATCCCTCAACCCGACAGAAGCAGCGGCGGTAATCGACGACCTAGCACCAAAATTCCGGGAAGCTGGCAGATACGGGAGCCGGAGGAAACTGCGTATGGAACCGGCTATTGAGAACTTCATGACGCAGCTCTGGGAATTGCTCTTTGAGGCCATGCAGTTGGTGCCTCCCGAGCATTTAGGCCACACGCGAGCGATTTCCATGCTGGATGCGCTGTGCCAGATCAGCGGGGATTTGGATGTGAACACAAAGCATGGGCCTTTGAGATGGAGACATCTTCCTTGTCTTACGCGGTATCTGTTAGAAGGGACCTGGC ATTGGACCGAGCCTTTCGATGAGAGGGAGTGGCTTAACTTGATGTCCTTCGCAGCAAGACTCCTAGGAAGCGGCCTCGTCGATGCAGAAAACGGTGTCTGGGATTTGGAATATATAGCCTCTCACCAGCTATGGCATATAGGGGGGGAGTACGGCCAACAATATCTCAAGGGTGATCTCAAGCGCGATCTGGCCCTGGGAGAAGAATGGATTACCCATGCCGGTGCGACGATACTGCAAATAGCGCGCAGGAACTTCTACAAACCCAATGTTGCTCACCCTAGGTTTTTTACTCGGTGTAGGAACATGTTCAACATTAGGAACTGGGAGCGCTGGCAGCGACGCCTTCTTGAGGTTGGGGCCGAAGTGGACGGCGATCTCTCATCGCGCTGTCTGATGTTGGCGCACAAGATGAAGCTGCTTGAGAGAGATTGA
- a CDS encoding uncharacterized protein (CAZy:GH92;~COG:L;~EggNog:ENOG410PI20;~InterPro:IPR041371,IPR014718,IPR012939,IPR008928, IPR005887;~PFAM:PF17678,PF07971;~go_function: GO:0030246 - carbohydrate binding [Evidence IEA];~go_process: GO:0005975 - carbohydrate metabolic process [Evidence IEA]) translates to MAVLNGGWTPDGNVTAITMMHESGTGGAPKYGLVPQMPLTSIDPPVNILDNLTYNQPRVGQDQASVGYYKTQLQSGVEIELSASRHAGIIQYNFPAGEKHVLVDVSHYLPGAPTDSNGQYYIAGEIQLHEDGQAYSGYGTYVGGWNNGAPFTVYFYGEFETKPQNARVFKGPNTDPMRGFQGLSNGQPSFPVYGNQSDSAKSGPMNDRVGGIFSWNSDEESSVSSRIGISMISTEKAQAYIGSELPSWKLNDTVDAAVEEWNKDVFSKIQVPLDETANLTHIRLLYSSLYFIHLMPSDRTGENPLWESDEPSWDDFYTMWDIFRCTVSFYHIFQPVYYESMIRSLIDIWKHAGFLPDGRSGNWNGIVQGGSNADNVLADAYVKGLRGAINWTEGYAAMKTDAEVIPYNTRDPLDLTASTKEGRGALTDWLELGYVSQDRNTRCISRTVEYSFNDFAISQVAAGEKPEDQEKYLRRSAGWQNIWNRDVESLNFTGFLAPKFSNGTFNNSGYDPLYCYGCNWADLSYEGTPWEYSFVVPHDTETLIDLMGGPETFEARLDLMFKPNTSVQELGPNGAGITTLMNIGNEPDFATPYLYHFLNKQHKSVQRSRELALQYFHDTAYGIPGNSDAGAMNTWLLWSMLGLYPLVTTRTYLLGSPWFSDLNMTINGNNTLRIRASGLEKGHYVQSVKINGEAWDRNWFDHGDVMENGGVVEFELGEEAVVWESAEGPASPGHVVLED, encoded by the exons ATGGCTGTGTTGAACGGAGGCTGGACTCCAGATGGAAATGTGACCGCAATAA CGATGATGCATGAAAGCGGGACTGGAGGCGCCCCCAAATATGGCCTTGTTCCACAAATGCCCTTGACGTCGATCGATCCGCCGGTGAACATACTGGACAATTTGACATATAACCAGCCGAGG GTCGGCCAAGATCAAGCCAGCGTAGGATACTACAAGACACAGCTGCAAAGTGGCGTTGAAATAGAACTCTCAGCTTCTCGCCATGCCGGAATCATTCAATACAATTTCCCCGCTGGAGAGAAACATGTGCTGGTTGATGTCTCTCAT TATCTTCCAGGAGCACCCACAGATTCCAACGGTCAGTATTACATTGCCGGGGAGATCCAGCTTCATGAGGATGGACAAGCTTACTCCGGCTATGGAACATATGTGGGAGGGTGGAACAATG GGGCCCCGTTTACCGTCTACTTCTATGGAGAGTTCGAGACGAAACCGCAAAATGCTCGAGTCTTCAAAGGGCCAAATACAGATCCGATGCGAGGGTTTCAAGGTCTCTCAAATGGACAGCCCAGCTTCCCTGTCTATGGTAACCAGAGCGACTCTGCAAAGTCTGGACCGATGAACGATCGCGTTGGTGGGATTTTCAGTTGGAACTCGGACGAAGAATCGAGCGTCTCCTCAAGGATAGGGATTTCTATGATCTCCACCGAGAAGGCGCAGGCTTATATCGGCAGTGAGCTCCCATCATGGAAGCTCAATGACACGGTAGATGCGGCCGTCGAAGAGTGGAACAAGGATGTTTTCAGTAAAATCCAGGTGCCCCTCGACGAGACTGCAAACTTGACTCATATTCGGTTGCTATACAGTTCTCTCTACTTTATTCATTTGATGCCTTCTGATAGAACTGGCGAGAACCCGCTCTGGGAATCGGACGAGCCATCGTGGGATGATTTCTACACAATGT GGGATATATTCCGCTGCACCGTCAGCTTCTACCACATCTTCCAGCCCGTTTACTACGAGTCAATGATCCGCTCGCTAATTGACATATGGAA ACATGCAGGATTCCTTCCCGATGGGCGCTCTGGAAACTGGAATGGAATTGTACAAGGAGGCTCAAACGCCGACAATGTACTCGCAGACGCATATGTGAAAGGGCTCCGCGGAGCCATCAACTGGACAGAGGGCTACgcagcgatgaagacggACGCAGAGGTCATTCCATACAACACGCGTGACCCATTAGATCTGACAGCAAGCACCAAAGAAGGCCGCGGTGCGCTCACCGACTGGCTAGAACTAGGCTATGTCTCACAGGACCGAAACACGCGGTGCATCTCGCGGACGGTGGAGTATAGTTTTAACGACTTTGCCATTAGCCAGGTCGCAGCTGGTGAGAAGCCCGAGGACCAGGAGAAGTACCTCCGTCGGTCAGCGGGATGGCAGAATATTTGGAATCGTGATGTGGAAAGTTTGAACTTCACGGGGTTTTTGGCACCGAAGTTCTCGAACGGCACGTTTAATAACTCGGGATATGATCCGCTCTATTGCTATGGCTGCAACTGGGCTGATTTAAGCTATGAAGGGACACCTTGGG AATACTCCTTCGTGGTGCCGCACGATACAGAAACCCTAATCGATCTCATGGGCGGGCCAGAGACATTCGAAGCCAGATTAGACCTAATG TTCAAACCAAACACCTCAGTCCAAGAGCTGGGCCCCAACGGCGCGGGCATAACAACCCTCATGAACATCGG AAACGAACCCGACTTCGCGACACCGTACCTCTACCACTTCCTAAACAAACAGCACAAGAGCGTCCAGCGATCTAGAGAACTCGCCCTCCAATA TTTCCACGACACGGCCTACGGCATCCCCGGCAACTCCGACGCAGGCGCAATGAACACCTGGCTCCTGTGGTCCATGCTGGGCCTGTACCCGCTCGTAACAACGCGCACCTACCTCCTCGGCTCCCCCTGGTTCAGCGACCTAAACATGACGATCAACGGGAACAACACGCTGCGGATCCGAGCGTCGGGGCTGGAAAAGGGGCACTATGTGCAGAGCGTGAAGATTAATGGGGAAGCCTGGGATCGGAATTGGTTTGACCATGGGGATGTTATGGAAAATGGTGGGGTGGTTGAGTTTGAgttgggggaggaggcggttgTTTGGGAGAGTGCGGAGGGGCCGGCTTCGCCGGGGCATGTTGTGCTTGAGGACTGA
- a CDS encoding uncharacterized protein (COG:U;~EggNog:ENOG410QDY2;~InterPro:IPR020846,IPR011701,IPR036259;~PFAM:PF07690;~TransMembrane:11 (o55-80i92-115o121-140i181-198o210-230i298-324o344-365i386-405o411-438i450-469o475-502i);~go_function: GO:0022857 - transmembrane transporter activity [Evidence IEA];~go_process: GO:0055085 - transmembrane transport [Evidence IEA]) has protein sequence MPPQSHAREGAIPGTVDLTAAEGEATSSSYGQALYPVPTDDPNDPLLWPAWKKNAILVIVSVYSFLGNCSLVGPSVYISIYAEEFGISHADASGLISYPNLAFGFGSLILVPVYLKFGRRIVTLLSMATFVAGLIGASRATSFSGLMTARVFHGFGSGVCESLPVQLVNDIFYLHERGKKIGYYTVCLCLGSTGPLYAGYMLAGGYSWRLFFYVLTAFAGALLVASFFLVEESRFHRPEILEVSDSEPWDKNEKQDGGTTQVEAVPPVPARKAFLQTLRPWAPIDHDAQFFATIVRSFAYFLVPAVLWVITSFGIYIGLGALTFNYTFPLLITEPPYSWPQTSSGLIALATIIGFALALPFTPTSDLIAAKLTHRNGNIREAEMRLPALLPGVFLAPAGLIVYGITAEKSLHWTGFFAGVAMVQFGAYFFFTFTLAYAVDSYFADVSEMLIAMNLGKQAISFGMGSYLLDWIVGRGYAVVIAGVFCAVAVVNNAMIVVFWCAGKRIRRRTSRGWLGGLSRRGKKGDVL, from the exons ATGCCACCCCAGAGTCACGCCCGCGAAGGCGCCATCCCGGGGACAGTCGACCTTACTGccgctgaaggagaagcaaCCAGTTCAAGCTACGGCCAGGCGCTGTACCCTGTGCCCACCGATGATCCCAATGATCCTCTTCTA tggcCAGCATGGAAAAAGAACGCgatcctcgtcatcgtctcgGTGTATTCCTTCCTGGGAAACTGCTCGCTCGTTGGGCCGTCGGTGTACATCAGTATCTATGCtgaggagtttgggattTCGCACGCCGATGCGTCGGGCTTGATTTCGTATCCGAATCTGGCGTTTGGGTTTG GCAGCTTGATTCTGGTCCCAGTGTATCTGAAATTCGGAAGGCGGATTGTTACGCTCTTGTCTATGGCGACG TTCGTCGCTGGCCTCATTGGTGCCTCCAGGGCAACAAGCTTCTCTGGACTCATGACCGCGCGCGTCTTTCATGGCTTTGGGAGTGGGGTGTGTGAGTCTTTGCCTGTGCAGCTGGTCAATGATATCTTCTATCTGCATGAGCGAGGCAAGAAGATTGGGTATTATACCG TCTGCCTCTGTCTCGGGTCTACTGGTCCTTTATATGCAGGATACATGCTGGCAGGGGGATACTCATGGCGCCTGTTCTTCTATGTCCTCACGGCGTTCGCGGGTGCGCTGCTCGTGGCCTCGTTCTTCCTAGTTGAGGAGTCTCGGTTTCATCGACCAGAGATCCTGGAGGTATCTGATTCTGAGCCGTGGGACAAGAACGAAAAGCAAGACGGAGGCACAACGCAGGTCGAGGCAGTCCCCCCAGTCCCAGCACGAAAGGCATTCCTCCAGACGCTGAGACCATGGGCCCCGATCGACCACGACGCCCAGTTCTTCGCAACAATCGTCCGCTCCTTCGCCTACTTCCTCGTCCCCGCCGTGCTCTGGGTCATCACCAGCTTCGGAATCTACATTggcctcggcgccctcaCATTCAACTACAccttccccctcctcatcaccgaACCCCCCTACTCCTGGCCCCAGACCTCCTCAGGTCTAATCGCCCTAGCCACAATCATCGgcttcgccctcgccctccccttCACACCCACATCCGACCTCATCGCCGCAAAACTCACCCACCGCAACGGCAACATCCGCGAGGCCGAAATGCGTCTCCCCGCGCTCCTCCCCGGCGTATTCCTCGCACCCGCGGGTCTGATCGTCTACGGTATCACCGCCGAAAAGTCCCTCCACTGGACGGGCTTCTTTGCAGGCGTCGCGATGGTGCAGTTCGGGGCATACTTCTTCTTCACGTTCACGCTGGCGTATGCGGTGGATAGTTACTTTGCGGACGTGAGCGAGATGCTGATTGCCATGAACCTGGGCAAGCAGGCGATTTCGTTTGGGATGGGCAGTTATCTGCTTGATTGGATTGTGGGGCGCGGGTATGCGGTTGTGATTGCGGGGGTGTTTTGtgcggtggcggtggtgaaTAATGCGATGATTGTGGTGTTTTGGTGTGCTGGGAAAAGGAttcggaggaggacgagTAGGGGGTGGCTTGgggggttgtcgaggagggggaagaagggtgaTGTTCTTTAA
- a CDS encoding glycoside hydrolase family 16 protein (CAZy:GH16;~COG:G;~EggNog:ENOG410PJVM;~InterPro:IPR000757,IPR013320;~PFAM:PF00722;~SECRETED:SignalP(1-19);~TransMembrane:1 (n7-14c19/20o297-319i);~go_function: GO:0004553 - hydrolase activity, hydrolyzing O-glycosyl compounds [Evidence IEA];~go_process: GO:0005975 - carbohydrate metabolic process [Evidence IEA]) produces MTLLRHLALFAACFGPAVAQTWTHCNPTKEDCEPNAALGTNHTWSFNSTLDEKIWNTTNGEITYTDEGAEFTIAKKLDSPTIQSTFYIFFGIVEMHVKMAAGPGVVSSAVLQSDDLDEIDWEWVGYNTSEIQTNYYSKGVTDYENGEFFKIDNADTEFHNYTTYWTQDKIEWWVDNNLLRTLTYDEAKNGSDSAFPQTPSNVRIGIWPAGDPDNAQGTIEWAGGEVDYDAGPYTMVVKDVRVHDFHTGKEYEYGDNSGTWESINVIEGNSTAVEEINKPPPKSLNDKWNDLPSGAKAGVYIGAAAGGSVLLALFIFFFIRQRRKGRLEHALGENKFNNERNEMNNFQDNWKQSEWKHGGYQPVQ; encoded by the exons ATGACTCTCCTTCGAcacctcgccctcttcgcgGCCTGCTTTGGGCCAGCCGTTGCCCAGACATGGACTCATTGCAATCCCACAAAGGAAGACTGCGAGCCCAACGCAGCGCTGGGAACAAACCACACCTGGTCCTTCAACAGCACTCTCGACGAGAAGATCTGGAACACCACCAATGGCGAAATCACCTACACTGACGAGGGCGCCGAATTCACCATCGCCAAGAAGCTCGACTCGCCCACAATCCAGTCCACCTTCTacatcttcttcggcatcgtCGAAATGCACGTCAAGATGGCTGCAGGCCCTGGTGTCGTCAGTAGTGCGGTGCTGCAGTCGGACGATCTGGACGAGATCGACTGGGAATGGGTTGGCTACAACACCTCCGAGATCCAAACCAACTACTACAGCAAGGGCGTCACCGACTACGAGAACGGCGAGTTCTTCAAGATCGACAACGCCGACACGGAATTCCACAACTACACCACCTACTGGACCCAGGACAAGATTGAGTGGTGGGTCGACAACAACCTGCTCCGGACCCTGACCTACGACGAAGCGAAGAATGGCTCCGATAGTGCGTTTCCGCAGACGCCGAGCAATGTTCGCATTGGTATCTGGCCTGCTGGTGACCCCGACAATGCGCAGGGCACGATCGAATGGGCTGGTGGTGAGGTCGACTACGATGCTGGCCCGTACACCATGGTGGTCAAGGATGTGCGCGTCCACGACTTCCACACCGGCAAGGAGTATGAGTATGGGGACAATTCTGGCACTTGGGAGAGCATCAATGTTATCGA AGGTAACTCCACTGCtgtcgaggagatcaacaagccaccaccaaagtCGCTCAACGATAAATGGAACGACCTGCCTTCCGGCGCCAAAGCCGGTGTCTACATTGGCGCTGCCGCCGGCGGGTCTGTCCTGCTGGCCCtgtttatcttcttcttcatccgccAACGCAGAAAGGGCCGTCTCGAGCACGCCCTCGGAGAGAACAAGTTCAACAACGAGCGCAACGAGATGAACAACTTCCAAGACAACTGGAAGCAGAGTGAATGGAAGCACGGGGGTTACCAGCCTGTTCAGTAG